The Urbifossiella limnaea nucleotide sequence GCGACCGAACCACGGCGATCCTGGAGGCGGCGGCCGACCCGATCATCACCTTCGCCGGGTCGGGAGTGGTCGAGTCCGTCAACCGGGCCGCCGAGCGGGCATTCGGGTGGCCGGCGGCCGAGCTGGTCGGCCGGAGCCTCGACACGCTGCTGGCCCGGTGCGACCGAACCCGCCACGAGTCGTACGTCACGGCCCTCATGAACGCCGGGGCCGAGAAGGCCGGGGGCGGCGACCGCGAGGTCGCCTGCGTCCGGCGGGACGGCACGACGTTCCCGGCCGACCTCACGGTCGGCCGGGTAGACCACCTCGACCGGTTCGTGGCCGTCATTCGGGACACCACTGAGCGGGAGCGGCTGGAGCGGGAGGTGCTGGAGATCGCCGCCGCCGAGCAGGAGCGGATCGGCCGCGAGCTCCACGACTCGGTCGGCCAGGAGCTGACCGGCCTCCGGCTGATGACCGAGGCGCTGGTGGGCGACCTCCGGGATCGGGGGGCCGAGGAACTGGGCCTCGCGGTCCGGGTCAGCGACGGCCTGCGGGACGCGCTCGCCCGGGTGCGCGCGCTATCCCGCGGGCTGGTGGCCGCCGAGGTGGACGCGGCCGGCCTCGGCCCGGCCCTCGCGGCGTTGGCCGACCGCGTCCGCGAGACGACGCGCGTGGGGTGTACGTTCGAGCCCGCCGGCACGCCCCGGCTCCCGGACGCGGCCGCCTCGCACCTGCTGCGGATCGCCGAGGAGGCCGTCACCAACGCCCTCCGGCACGCGGGCGCCACCCGGGTCTGGATCACCCTGACCGCCGGCGACGCCGCGACCGAACTCCGGGTCGGTGACGACGGCCGGGGGTTCACCACCGCGGAGGCCGAGGCGGCCGGCGGGCTCGGGCTAAAACTCATGCGCTACCGGGCCGGGCGGATCGGGGCGTCGTTCCGCCTCGACACCGGACCGGCCGGCACCCTCGTCGTCTGCTCCCTCCTGGCCGGGGCCGCCGATGCCCGATAAGCCCGCCGCCGCCGCCGCGCCCCCGATCCGCGTCCTGATCGTGGACGACCACCCGGTCACGCGGGAGGGGCTGGCGATCCGCCTGTCCCGGGAGCCCGACATCCGCGTGTGCGGGGAGGCGGCCGACATTCCGGAGGGGATCCTTCGGGCGACCGAGATCGCCCCCGACGTGGTGATCGTGGACGTGTCCTTGAAGGGCGGGGACGGGATCGAGCTGGTGAAGCGGCTCCGCGCTCGCCTCCCCGCGGCCCGGGCGCTGGTGTGGTCGAAACTGGAGGTGTTCCGGCTACTCGGGGAAGGGCTGAGCACCAACGAAATCGCCGGCCAGATCCACCTGAGCCCCAAGACCGTCGAGACGTACCGGGCGCGGATCCGGGCGAAACTCGGCGCGGACTCCGGGTCGGAGGTGCTCCGGCAGGCCATCCGCTGGGTGATCGAGAACAGCTGACCCGACGGGCGACAGCCGCGCGGCCGGATCGCGCTTCTGCCCCCGAACCGACACTCCGCCACTACCGCCGAATCATTTCCGACCCCGCGCCGCGGCCGCACTAGAATGACCGCATGGAACGGCTCAACAAATTCCTGGCCCACGCCGGCGTCGGGTCGCGGCGGCACTGCGACGACCTCATCGCCGCCGGCCGCGTCAAGGTCAACGGCCGGAAGGTCGTGGACCTCGGCCTCAAGATCGACCCCGCCAGCCACGACGTGTCCGTCGACGACCACCCGGTCAAGACCGAGCGGCCGGTGTACTGGGCCGTCAACAAGCCCGTCGGCTACCTCTGCACCAACGACGACCCCGACGGCCGCCCGCGCGCCGTCGAGTTGCTGCCGCACGTCGAGCAGCGCGTGTATACGGTCGGCCGGCTCGACGAGGCCAGCGAAGGCCTCCTGCTGATGACCAACGACGGCGAGCTGGCGCACGCGCTGACGCACCCGCGGTTCAGCATCCCCAAGACGTACCTCGTGCTCGTCGCCGGCAAGCCCGGACCTGACGACCTGCAGAAGCTGCTCGACGGCGTGTGGCTGTCCGACGGCAAGGTGCGGGCGTCGGACGTGCGGCGGCTCAAGCCGCAGGGCGACAGCACGTGGCTGCGCATCGTGCTGACGGAAGGGAAGAACCGCGAGATCCGGCGGATGCTGGCGGAGCAGGGGCACAAGGTGCTGAAGCTCCGCCGCGTGGCGATCGGCCCGGTGAAGCTGGACAAGCTGGCGAAGGGGAAGGCGCGGCGGGTGAGCGAGCCCGAGCTGGTCGAGCTGCGGCGGTGGGTGGCGCTGGCGTCGGAGCGCATCGCCAAGCTGAAGGAGAAGGCGGCCAAGGCGATCCCGGACGGGATGAAGCTGACGCCCCGGCCCAAGCCCACCGGCCCGCGCCCCGGCGCCGCGTTCAAGCCCGCCGGCCCGCGGCCGGGTGCCGCGTTCAAGCCCGCCGGTCCCAGGCCGGGCGGCGCGTTCCGACCCGCCGCGCCGAAGCCCGGCGCCGCGCCCCAGCCCGCCGGGCCGCGGCCGGGCGGCGCGTTCAAGCCGGCCGGCCCCAAGCCCAGCGCCGCGGGGAAGCCCGTGGCCGCGAAGCCGGGCGCCGCGTTCAAGCCCGCCGGCCCGCGGCCCGGCCCGGCCCGGTCGCCGGCCCGCCCCAAGGGCTGGCGTCCGCTGCCGAAGTCGCGCTGACCGCTCCTTCCTCCGCCGCACCCGCCATGTTCCAGCGCACCGCCCGCGTTCTCGAACACGTCCGCCTCGCCGAGCGGACGTACCGCGTCCGCCTGCACTGCCCCGACGTGGCGGCGGCGGTGCGGCCGGGGCAGTTCGTCATGCTGCGGCTGCCGGGCACGTCCGACCCGCTGCTCGGCCGCCCGTTCGCGCTCTACGACCTGTCGCCGGACAGCGCCGCGCTCGACGTGGTGTACCTCGTCGTCGGCAAGATGACGGGCCGGCTGGTGGACGTGCAGGCGGGCGAGGCGCTGGAGGTGTGGGGGCCGCTGGGGAAGCCGTTCCCGGAAGTCGGCAGCGTGGACGAGGTGCGGCTCGTCGCCGGCGGCATCGGGCAGACGCCGTTCCTGGCGTACGCGCGGGAACTGCTCGGCGCGCGCGGCTACAGCGGTGACGCCCCACGCCGGCGGGCGCGGCGGGTGACGCTGTACTACGGCGTCCGCACCGCGGCGCTGGCGGCGGGCGTGGACGACTTCCGCGCCGCGGGCGTGACCGTGAAGCTCGCCAGCGACGACGGCTCGCTCGGCACGAAGGGGTTCGTGACCCAGTTGCTCGCCGCCGAAGGCCCGGGCGGGCCGGTGGTGGGTTGCGGCCCCGAGCCGATGCTGCACGCGCTGGCGAAGTTGACGGCCGGGTGGGGCGTGTCGTGTCACGTGTCGCTGGAAACGCCGATGGCGTGCGGCGTGGGGGCGTGCTTCAGCTGCGTGACGAAGGTGAAGACGGCCGACGGGTGGGACTACAAGCGGGTGTGCGTGGACGGCCCCGTCTTCGACGCCGCGGCGCTGGCGTGGGAGTAAAGCGACACGCGTGAATGCAACCGAGCGGGGTCGCGTCAGCGCCCCGTGCGACCGCGGAGCATGCTAGCTCCGCGGTCGCACGGGGCGCTGACGCGACCCCGCTCATGGCGTTGATATTTAACCCCGCGTCGCCCGCAGCCGTGCGAGGTGCGGCCGCGGTGCCGACACCACGTCGCTGCGCCAGCCCTCGGCGCCCACGACGCGGAGGAACGGGAGCAGGGGGCGGCCTTCCCTGGCCGCATGCGCATCCTGCGCGCCCCTGTGGCTCCGTTGCGACTGCCGCGCCGCCTCGAACCGCACCTGGTTCCACAACCCCGCCACCGACGCGCACGCCGGCCGCAGGAACCGCGCCTTCAGGACCACCCGCTGCGCCGCGGCCGAGCGCCCCGCTTCGAGCAGGCCGCTCACCACCAGCCGCAGCACCGTCAGATCACCCGCCGCCAGAGCGGCCGCGGCTTCCAGCTCGCGGGCGCCGGCGTTCACCAGGTTCGCCCGCACCAGCGCCCGGCCGAAGGCGGCACGGTAGTTGGCGTTCGTCGGCTCCAGTTCGCTCGCCCGGCGGAACCGCACCGCGGCCCGGCGGTCGTCGCCGGCCGGGTCGCGCTCGGACGCCAGGCCGGCCAGGTAGAACGTCGCGGCGCAGCCGGGCTCCAGCCCGAGCGCGGCACGCAGGTGCCGCCGGGCCGCGCCGAAACGGTCGAAGTCGATCAGGAGTTCCGCCGCCAATCGGTGCGCCTCGGCGGCGGCCGCCGGAGCCACGTCCGACCCTGCGAGCAGCTGCCGCAGGCGGGTCAGCGCTTCCGGGCGGCGGCCGCGGCGGATCAGTTCCCGCGCGGCCGTCAACCCGCCGTGAACCAGGCTGAGCGTCCTGCTCATGCGCGGCCTCCGTGCCATCCGCCCCGCGGCGGGTCGTGTTGAGAGATCGAAACTATACCGAGACGTGCTGCGGCGCCAAGAGAGAAGTTGAATGCCGTTCGCGCCGAAATTCCGCGGAAAATCCGGCACAATCTGCGCAACACGCGGCGCCAACCACTTGCGCCTCAAGCCCCGCCGCGACCGCCGCCGATAACCCCGTGGGGAATCATTCCGGCCTCACGCCTCGCGCGAAAAAGGTGGCGACGTGGATTGGTCGCACTTCGGGTTGGCCCGCCGCCCGTTCCGTCCCGCGGCCGACCCGCTCGCCTATTTCCCCGCGCCCACCCACGAGGCCGCCGCGGCCGACCTCGACGCCGCGCTGTCGCGCCGCGAGCCGTTCGTGCTGCTCGACGGCCTCCCCGGTACCGGCAAGACGCTCGTCGCGCGGCGCTGGCTGAGCCGCCTCCCGACGGCGGTGCCGCGTGCGGTGCTGCCGACCGTTCACGCCGCCCGCCCCGCCGACCTGCTGCAGGCCATCCTCTTCGACCTGAACCAGCCGTACCAGGGGCTGAACGAGCAGGAACTCCGCCTCGCCGTCACGGCGCACATTCTCGCCGCGGCCGAGGGCGGCCTGCCCACCGTGCTGCTCGTCGACGAGGCGCAGCACCTCACGGCCGAGGCGCTCGAAGAACTGCGGCTCCTGGCGAACCTCGACACGCCGGCCGGCGCCGCGGCGGTGGCCGTGCTCGTGGCGCAGCCGGTGTTGCGCGAGATGCTGGCGAAGCCGGCGCACGCGGCGCTGGCGCAGCGGGTGGCGGCGCGGCCGCACCTCGAACCGTTGACCGCGGAGCAGTCCGTGAAGTACCTGCGGCATCAGATCGAAGCGGCGGGCGGGCGTCCGCTCGAAGTGTTCGACCTGGAGGCGCTCGACCTACTGGCCCGCGCCTGCGGCGGCATGCCGCGGGTCCTGAACCAGGCGGCGGCCGTCGCCGGCGAGCTGGCCGCGGCCGTCGGCAGCGACACGGTGGACACCGAGGCGGCGGTCGAGGCGCTGGGGCGGTTGAGCATTCCCGTGCCGGAGGAACAACCGGCGGAACCGGCGCCGGCGGCGCGGCCGGCGGGGAAAACCTTACGGGCGCGGCCGGCGGCCGGTGATGCGGGGCCGGCGCGCGGGACGAAGCAAAAGGCGGCACGGAAGCGGTCGGCCTGACGGCAGGGGGAGCCGGGGTCGGACCGGGCCGCACGGGGGCAGGGAATGAGCCGGATGTTCAGCGCGTGGAACGGCCCGACGACGGGAGGCGGCGGCGGGGCGCCGTCCGTCCCGTGGGCGGCGCCCCGCCCCGCGCCCGCCGACGACTTCATCCCCGCGACCGACGACGCGCCGTTCGTCGAGGTCGGCGCCCCGGGCGGGGCGGTCTTCTCGCCCGGCCCCGCGGTCGTCAAGTTCCCGCCGCTGCCGGCCACGGCGAAGGCCGAACCCGCGGCCGACGCACGGCCGTTCCCGCGCCTCGCGACGGACACGCCGCGCTACCTCTCGGTCAGCTTCCACGACCTGTCGGGCCGCGTGCGGGCGCCGGAGCCGAGCGAGGGGCCGGACGCGGCGCTCGTGGCCTTCCACCACCCGGACCACCCCGTCAGCGGCGAGTACCGCGTGCTCCGCGACGAGGTGAAGGCGCAGTTCGCTGACCACGCCCCGCGGGTGCTGTTCTTCACCGCCGCGGCCGGCGAGTCGGGCACCACCACGGTGGCGCTCAACCTCGCCGTCACGCTGGCGCGCGAGACGCCCGGCCGCGTGTTGATCGCCGACGCCAACATCACACGCCCGGGCGTGGCGCGCATGATGGGGCTGAAGGCCGCGCCGGGGCTGGTCGAGGTGCTGGGGCACACGGTGCCGCTGGCGTGGGCGGCGCAAGCGACGGCCGTGCCGAACCTGCAGGTGCTGGCCGCGGGCGGGAACCCGGCCGCGCCGCCGCCCGGCATCGCCGACGACTTGCCGAAGCTGACCGAGCAGTTGCGGCAGTGGTACGACTGGGTGCTGATCGACGCCGGCGTGTGGGGCGTGCTGCCGGACCGCGACGCGGCCTGCCCGGCGGCCGACGCCGTGTACCTGGTGGCCCGCGAGGCGGCCGTGGACCGGACCGAGTTCGCCGGCCTGCGCGGCTGGGTGAAGGAACTCGGCGGGCTGCTGCGGGGCTACGTCACGACGCGGGGGTAAGAGAGTCTTCGGGAGTGGAGGAGTAACGCCAGGTTCTAACTCCTCCACTCCCACCGACTCCCGAAGACTCCTCACTCCTTCCCCGAAAGCTCCTTCACCAGCGTCGCCACCATCTCCGGCTTCTTCTGCGCCAGCAGGTGGTCGATGCGGCTCTGCGGCACGCCGAGCTTCTGCATACACCCCGCGGCCGCCTCCCACGCCTTCGCCAGCTTCTTGCCGGTGGCCAGGTACAGGTC carries:
- a CDS encoding dihydroorotate dehydrogenase electron transfer subunit, which gives rise to MFQRTARVLEHVRLAERTYRVRLHCPDVAAAVRPGQFVMLRLPGTSDPLLGRPFALYDLSPDSAALDVVYLVVGKMTGRLVDVQAGEALEVWGPLGKPFPEVGSVDEVRLVAGGIGQTPFLAYARELLGARGYSGDAPRRRARRVTLYYGVRTAALAAGVDDFRAAGVTVKLASDDGSLGTKGFVTQLLAAEGPGGPVVGCGPEPMLHALAKLTAGWGVSCHVSLETPMACGVGACFSCVTKVKTADGWDYKRVCVDGPVFDAAALAWE
- a CDS encoding sensor histidine kinase codes for the protein MCSRRVLDVSVTATLLRPVDGAAPAVSLTERDLTARKRLEQDLRERSDRTTAILEAAADPIITFAGSGVVESVNRAAERAFGWPAAELVGRSLDTLLARCDRTRHESYVTALMNAGAEKAGGGDREVACVRRDGTTFPADLTVGRVDHLDRFVAVIRDTTERERLEREVLEIAAAEQERIGRELHDSVGQELTGLRLMTEALVGDLRDRGAEELGLAVRVSDGLRDALARVRALSRGLVAAEVDAAGLGPALAALADRVRETTRVGCTFEPAGTPRLPDAAASHLLRIAEEAVTNALRHAGATRVWITLTAGDAATELRVGDDGRGFTTAEAEAAGGLGLKLMRYRAGRIGASFRLDTGPAGTLVVCSLLAGAADAR
- a CDS encoding response regulator transcription factor, yielding MPDKPAAAAAPPIRVLIVDDHPVTREGLAIRLSREPDIRVCGEAADIPEGILRATEIAPDVVIVDVSLKGGDGIELVKRLRARLPAARALVWSKLEVFRLLGEGLSTNEIAGQIHLSPKTVETYRARIRAKLGADSGSEVLRQAIRWVIENS
- a CDS encoding ExeA family protein, translated to MDWSHFGLARRPFRPAADPLAYFPAPTHEAAAADLDAALSRREPFVLLDGLPGTGKTLVARRWLSRLPTAVPRAVLPTVHAARPADLLQAILFDLNQPYQGLNEQELRLAVTAHILAAAEGGLPTVLLVDEAQHLTAEALEELRLLANLDTPAGAAAVAVLVAQPVLREMLAKPAHAALAQRVAARPHLEPLTAEQSVKYLRHQIEAAGGRPLEVFDLEALDLLARACGGMPRVLNQAAAVAGELAAAVGSDTVDTEAAVEALGRLSIPVPEEQPAEPAPAARPAGKTLRARPAAGDAGPARGTKQKAARKRSA
- a CDS encoding tyrosine-protein kinase family protein; protein product: MSRMFSAWNGPTTGGGGGAPSVPWAAPRPAPADDFIPATDDAPFVEVGAPGGAVFSPGPAVVKFPPLPATAKAEPAADARPFPRLATDTPRYLSVSFHDLSGRVRAPEPSEGPDAALVAFHHPDHPVSGEYRVLRDEVKAQFADHAPRVLFFTAAAGESGTTTVALNLAVTLARETPGRVLIADANITRPGVARMMGLKAAPGLVEVLGHTVPLAWAAQATAVPNLQVLAAGGNPAAPPPGIADDLPKLTEQLRQWYDWVLIDAGVWGVLPDRDAACPAADAVYLVAREAAVDRTEFAGLRGWVKELGGLLRGYVTTRG
- a CDS encoding pseudouridine synthase → MERLNKFLAHAGVGSRRHCDDLIAAGRVKVNGRKVVDLGLKIDPASHDVSVDDHPVKTERPVYWAVNKPVGYLCTNDDPDGRPRAVELLPHVEQRVYTVGRLDEASEGLLLMTNDGELAHALTHPRFSIPKTYLVLVAGKPGPDDLQKLLDGVWLSDGKVRASDVRRLKPQGDSTWLRIVLTEGKNREIRRMLAEQGHKVLKLRRVAIGPVKLDKLAKGKARRVSEPELVELRRWVALASERIAKLKEKAAKAIPDGMKLTPRPKPTGPRPGAAFKPAGPRPGAAFKPAGPRPGGAFRPAAPKPGAAPQPAGPRPGGAFKPAGPKPSAAGKPVAAKPGAAFKPAGPRPGPARSPARPKGWRPLPKSR